The following proteins are co-located in the Legionella busanensis genome:
- a CDS encoding FG-GAP repeat domain-containing protein — MIEAVIALIIIILEALLVRKITSSKHDIHAETKPINISNKTEDFNYPYYMNTALINLRSQGEQYLFAGGYNKPNKLYLIKNERLIDVSNQVGLRDSSNITHCVIAVDVNNDDFPDLFVAQNDGFYFYENRQGIFNIKKLNIEIDKNLIPISMAITDTQQNGLIDLFVTAYSKKTDDNQLINHYQSFLFKNKGDNTFEIFKK, encoded by the coding sequence ATGATAGAAGCTGTGATTGCTTTAATTATTATTATCTTAGAGGCGCTCCTAGTTAGAAAGATTACTTCTTCAAAGCATGATATTCATGCAGAAACTAAGCCTATTAATATAAGTAATAAAACAGAGGACTTTAATTACCCTTATTACATGAATACGGCTCTTATTAATCTACGTTCGCAAGGAGAACAATATCTCTTTGCTGGTGGTTATAACAAACCAAATAAATTATATTTAATTAAAAATGAGCGTCTAATTGATGTTTCTAATCAAGTTGGTTTAAGAGATTCTTCTAATATTACTCACTGTGTTATAGCGGTTGATGTAAATAATGATGATTTTCCTGATTTATTTGTAGCTCAAAATGACGGATTTTATTTTTATGAAAACAGGCAAGGTATTTTCAATATTAAAAAGCTTAATATTGAAATTGATAAAAACCTCATCCCTATTTCTATGGCTATTACCGATACTCAACAAAACGGTTTAATTGATTTATTTGTAACTGCTTATAGTAAAAAGACTGATGATAATCAACTGATAAATCATTACCAAAGTTTTCTGTTTAAAAATAAAGGAGATAATACCTTTGAAATTTTTAAGAAATAA
- the dnaE gene encoding DNA polymerase III subunit alpha — MRSQFVHLRLHTEFSLVDGLVRIKPLMKAVIERGMNTVAITDFCNLFAAVKVFKAAVDNGVKPILGSDLPCCFQDQPNIYSSLLFLCQNNIGYRNLTCLISKAYLEGQFQGQPRVQYEWLEEFAEGLIVLSGGFKGVIGKALLADDLPQAYELSRHFAKLFPNRFYLEMQRTGRPEETLYNERIVEIAEELNLPIVATNDVRFLKKDDFDAHEARVCIHQGCTLADPRRTQEYSSQQYLRSAEEMGALFKDLPQAIQNTVEISQRCTVKLDLGNNFLPTFPIPANFTVESYLSQLAKKGLEERLTIIFRNQSSEEIAVKRVPYDKRLQIELDVINNMGFPGYFLIVADFIQWAKQNGVPVGPGRGSGAGSLVAYALKITDLDPLLYELLFERFLNPERVSMPDFDIDFCMEGRDRVIDYVAEKYGRQSVSQIITFGTMTAKAVVRDVGRVLGHPYGFVDKIAKLIPFEIGITLEKALQDEEELRVRYQEEEEVKELIDLALKLEGVTRNAGKHAGGVVIAPSRLTDFTAIYCEEGSQQIVSQFDKDDVEAVGLVKFDFLGLRTLTIIDWALKIVNQQKRNKQEEQIDIALIPTDDNATFNLLKACQTTAVFQLESRGMKELINRLQPDCFEDIIALVALFRPGPLQSGMVDDFIDRKHGRAKVEYPHPDLESILKPTYGVILYQEQVMQIAQVLANYTLGAADLLRRAMGKKKPEEMAKQRAIFTEGAVARGVEKDTATYIFDLMEKFAGYGFNKSHSAAYALVAYQTAWLKAHYPAAFMAAVLSSDMDNTDKVVNFINESKQMSLKVLPPSVNLSNFSFTVTEEQTILYGLGAIKGVGESAISCIVNERQQHGPYKGLFDFCQRLDLRKVNRRVLEALIKSGAMDDWQIERSALFESLEKALKLADKAQHNLTTGQADLFSLFEEAGNEEEEYFQCKPWPAIKRLDGEKETLGFYLTGHPAAQYMDEFKAFTTPIIRLNTALVKKACLCGLITSLKRIITKRGKKLVIANLEDATGKIDVVIFSEIYEALAIPLQVGQMIFSEGEVSHDEFSGNARMAATQLFSISEARTRFANSLILTLNETSDNTLITRIRTILSSSSGKCAVQIKYCNEKAQGLLSLPQQWWITPSDEVINSLKDLLGVENIVLNY; from the coding sequence ATGCGCTCGCAGTTTGTTCATCTACGTTTACATACTGAATTCTCTTTAGTTGATGGATTAGTTCGTATTAAACCTTTAATGAAAGCAGTCATTGAGCGAGGAATGAATACTGTTGCTATTACCGATTTTTGTAATTTATTTGCCGCAGTCAAAGTATTTAAAGCAGCTGTTGATAATGGTGTGAAGCCTATTCTTGGTAGTGATTTGCCTTGTTGTTTTCAAGATCAACCTAATATTTATTCATCCTTATTATTCCTTTGTCAAAACAATATAGGCTATCGCAATTTAACTTGTTTAATTTCTAAGGCATATTTAGAAGGACAATTTCAAGGTCAACCACGCGTGCAATACGAATGGTTAGAAGAGTTTGCTGAAGGCTTAATTGTTTTATCAGGTGGGTTTAAAGGTGTTATAGGTAAAGCCTTATTGGCAGATGATTTACCGCAAGCCTATGAATTGAGTCGTCATTTCGCCAAGCTGTTTCCAAATCGTTTTTATTTAGAGATGCAAAGAACAGGAAGGCCGGAAGAAACACTTTATAACGAACGCATAGTAGAAATTGCAGAAGAACTAAATCTACCTATTGTGGCTACCAATGATGTTCGTTTTTTAAAAAAAGATGATTTTGATGCCCATGAAGCACGGGTATGCATTCATCAAGGTTGCACATTAGCTGATCCAAGACGTACGCAAGAATATAGTTCGCAGCAATATCTTCGTTCAGCAGAAGAAATGGGGGCTTTATTTAAAGATTTACCACAAGCAATACAAAATACGGTAGAAATTAGTCAGCGTTGTACGGTTAAATTAGATTTAGGTAACAACTTTTTACCTACTTTTCCTATTCCTGCTAATTTTACTGTTGAAAGTTATTTATCCCAATTAGCAAAAAAAGGTCTAGAAGAACGATTAACAATAATTTTTCGTAACCAATCATCTGAAGAAATTGCAGTTAAGCGGGTTCCTTATGATAAACGTTTACAGATAGAGCTTGATGTTATTAATAACATGGGATTTCCCGGGTATTTTTTAATAGTTGCTGATTTTATTCAATGGGCAAAACAAAATGGAGTACCTGTTGGACCTGGCCGGGGTTCGGGCGCAGGCTCTTTAGTCGCTTATGCACTTAAGATAACGGATCTTGACCCTTTACTCTATGAGTTGCTTTTCGAGCGATTTCTAAATCCTGAACGCGTATCTATGCCGGATTTTGATATCGATTTTTGTATGGAAGGGCGAGATAGGGTCATTGACTATGTTGCTGAAAAATATGGCAGACAAAGCGTTTCTCAGATTATCACCTTTGGTACGATGACAGCTAAAGCTGTGGTACGTGATGTAGGTCGTGTCTTAGGACATCCGTATGGCTTTGTGGATAAAATTGCTAAATTAATCCCCTTTGAAATTGGTATTACTCTTGAAAAAGCCTTGCAGGATGAAGAAGAATTGCGCGTGCGTTATCAAGAGGAAGAAGAGGTCAAAGAACTTATTGATCTTGCTTTAAAATTAGAAGGTGTGACGCGTAATGCGGGTAAACATGCAGGTGGTGTTGTTATTGCGCCGTCTAGACTTACCGATTTTACTGCGATCTATTGTGAAGAAGGCTCACAGCAAATAGTAAGTCAGTTTGATAAAGATGATGTTGAAGCGGTAGGCTTAGTTAAATTTGACTTTTTAGGTTTACGTACCTTAACAATTATTGACTGGGCGCTTAAAATTGTTAATCAGCAAAAACGGAATAAGCAAGAAGAACAAATTGATATTGCTTTAATTCCGACAGATGATAATGCTACCTTTAATTTGCTTAAAGCTTGTCAAACTACAGCGGTATTTCAGTTAGAATCTCGCGGTATGAAAGAGCTTATTAATCGCTTACAGCCAGATTGTTTTGAAGATATTATTGCACTTGTTGCGCTTTTTCGACCTGGCCCTTTGCAGTCAGGCATGGTAGATGACTTTATCGATCGTAAACATGGACGAGCAAAAGTTGAATACCCTCATCCTGATCTTGAGTCTATTTTAAAGCCTACTTATGGTGTCATTCTGTATCAAGAACAAGTCATGCAGATTGCTCAAGTACTAGCAAATTATACCTTAGGCGCTGCGGATTTATTAAGACGGGCAATGGGAAAGAAAAAACCCGAGGAAATGGCTAAACAACGAGCTATTTTTACTGAGGGCGCAGTAGCACGAGGTGTTGAAAAAGATACAGCAACTTACATTTTTGATTTAATGGAAAAATTTGCAGGCTATGGTTTTAATAAATCGCATTCAGCAGCTTATGCACTTGTAGCTTATCAAACAGCATGGTTAAAAGCGCATTATCCAGCTGCATTTATGGCTGCAGTATTATCTTCAGACATGGATAATACAGATAAAGTAGTTAATTTTATTAATGAAAGTAAGCAGATGAGTTTAAAAGTTTTACCGCCCTCAGTTAATTTATCTAACTTTTCTTTCACAGTTACCGAAGAGCAAACTATTTTATACGGTCTAGGTGCAATAAAAGGCGTTGGTGAATCAGCGATTTCTTGTATTGTCAATGAAAGACAGCAACATGGCCCTTATAAAGGTTTATTTGATTTTTGCCAACGTCTTGATTTACGCAAAGTTAATCGTCGTGTGCTAGAGGCATTAATTAAAAGTGGCGCTATGGATGATTGGCAGATAGAACGCTCCGCTCTTTTTGAATCGCTTGAAAAAGCGTTAAAGTTGGCAGATAAAGCACAACATAATTTAACAACAGGGCAAGCAGATTTATTTTCTTTATTTGAAGAAGCAGGAAATGAGGAAGAAGAGTACTTTCAATGCAAACCTTGGCCTGCTATAAAACGCCTTGATGGCGAAAAAGAAACACTAGGATTTTACTTAACAGGTCATCCAGCTGCACAATATATGGATGAATTTAAAGCATTTACTACACCAATTATTCGTTTAAATACTGCTTTAGTTAAAAAAGCTTGTTTGTGTGGCTTAATAACGTCATTAAAGCGAATCATTACTAAGCGAGGTAAGAAATTAGTCATTGCTAATTTAGAAGATGCGACAGGCAAAATAGATGTTGTTATTTTTTCAGAAATCTATGAGGCATTAGCTATACCTTTACAGGTAGGTCAGATGATTTTTTCTGAAGGAGAAGTGTCTCATGATGAGTTTAGTGGAAATGCTAGAATGGCAGCGACCCAACTTTTCTCCATTAGTGAAGCAAGAACCCGTTTTGCCAACTCATTAATTCTTACTTTAAATGAGACAAGTGATAATACTTTGATTACTAGAATAAGAACTATTTTATCTTCTAGTTCTGGTAAATGTGCTGTACAAATAAAATATTGTAATGAAAAAGCACAAGGCCTTTTAAGTTTACCGCAACAATGGTGGATAACGCCAAGTGATGAAGTCATAAACTCACTTAAAGATCTCTTGGGTGTAGAAAATATTGTTTTAAATTATTAA
- a CDS encoding sigma-54 dependent transcriptional regulator, whose protein sequence is MHINEEILIIDENQQRRDKLITIMEFLEKPNFWTDSEIPFELDAKNTRIIIVGAPTSFEATIDVLQKLKTTMPKLPVVLIGPPSFTVPADCSNVIAILHFPFTYTQILEALHKCQIALESINYLAAYENRTPLFRSLVGNSEAIRQVRKLIGQVAKTEASVLVLGESGTGKEVIARNIHALSARANQPFVPINCGAIPAELLESELFGHEKGAFTGAITSRQGRFELAHGGTLFLDEIGDMPLAMQVKLLRVLQERCFERVGSNKSIAVDVRIIAATHRNLEQAIKEGKFREDLFYRLNVFPIEVPPLRARKEDLHLLFNDLVSKIEGEHRPGVRLLPVALNALAQYDWPGNVRELANLVERLTILYPNDIVDVDDLPRRFRPDEGNPADTGVLNSERETLLQKANQGAYADKINLKEHLVKTELALISQALEETDWVVAHAANYLNMRRTTLVEKMRKYGLTRPERA, encoded by the coding sequence ATGCATATCAATGAGGAAATACTAATCATTGATGAAAATCAACAACGTCGCGATAAACTTATCACCATAATGGAATTTTTGGAAAAGCCAAACTTCTGGACTGATAGCGAAATTCCTTTTGAGCTTGATGCCAAAAATACCCGAATTATTATTGTAGGCGCTCCTACTTCGTTTGAAGCAACAATTGATGTTTTACAAAAGTTAAAAACAACAATGCCGAAATTGCCAGTTGTATTGATAGGACCTCCATCATTTACGGTACCAGCCGATTGTAGCAATGTCATTGCTATTCTTCATTTCCCTTTTACTTATACACAAATACTTGAAGCGCTACATAAATGTCAAATTGCTCTAGAAAGTATTAATTACCTTGCCGCTTATGAAAATCGTACGCCTTTGTTTCGAAGCTTAGTGGGTAACAGTGAAGCAATTCGCCAAGTAAGAAAATTAATTGGTCAAGTCGCTAAGACAGAAGCAAGCGTTTTAGTTCTAGGTGAGTCTGGCACAGGTAAGGAAGTTATTGCACGTAATATTCATGCATTATCAGCGCGAGCTAATCAACCTTTTGTGCCTATAAATTGCGGGGCAATTCCTGCAGAGCTGCTAGAAAGTGAATTGTTTGGTCATGAAAAAGGTGCTTTTACAGGTGCAATTACCTCAAGACAAGGTCGTTTTGAGTTGGCACATGGTGGCACATTATTCCTTGATGAGATTGGTGATATGCCTTTAGCGATGCAAGTAAAGTTATTACGTGTTTTGCAAGAACGATGTTTTGAGCGGGTTGGCAGTAATAAAAGTATCGCAGTCGATGTGCGAATTATTGCTGCTACACACCGTAATTTAGAACAAGCTATAAAAGAAGGAAAATTTAGAGAAGATCTTTTTTATCGTTTAAATGTTTTTCCTATCGAAGTGCCGCCACTGCGTGCGCGTAAAGAAGATTTACATTTATTATTCAATGATTTAGTCTCAAAAATTGAAGGCGAGCATCGTCCTGGCGTCAGATTGCTACCAGTGGCTCTTAATGCATTAGCACAGTATGATTGGCCGGGAAATGTAAGGGAATTAGCTAATTTAGTTGAACGTTTAACAATATTATACCCTAATGACATTGTTGATGTTGATGATTTGCCACGTCGTTTTCGGCCTGACGAAGGTAATCCAGCTGATACAGGGGTTTTAAATAGTGAGCGTGAAACATTATTGCAGAAAGCTAATCAAGGGGCATATGCTGATAAAATTAATTTAAAAGAACACTTAGTGAAAACGGAGTTGGCATTAATTAGTCAAGCATTGGAAGAAACAGATTGGGTAGTAGCGCACGCTGCTAATTACTTAAACATGCGCCGCACTACCTTAGTTGAAAAAATGCGTAAATACGGCTTAACGCGTCCCGAGAGAGCCTAA
- the sohB gene encoding protease SohB, whose amino-acid sequence MDFLAQYGLFALKALTSVIAILVLFAGLLALGKKNKPKLEITPLNKQYNELKHRMYHEIKGHKLKKEKKKKKEKTLKDKPSLYVLDFHGDIKASQVEQLREVITAILSIAQKNDEVVLRLESPGGSVNGYGLAASQLQRIRDRQIPLTVCIDKVAASGGYLMSCVANRIVAAPFAIIGSIGVVAQLPNFHRWLKKNNIDVELITAGEYKRTLTMLGENTEKGRKKFQEEIEKIHHAFRDYVFVHRQQLDIDQVSTGEHWLATDAYNLKLVDYLKTSDDYIIEKMNDFNVFKINRPSKPSITEKLFKPALNVLQPWS is encoded by the coding sequence ATGGATTTTCTCGCACAATATGGTTTATTTGCTTTAAAAGCATTAACAAGTGTTATTGCAATTCTTGTACTCTTTGCAGGTCTATTAGCTTTAGGTAAAAAAAATAAGCCTAAATTAGAGATTACACCACTTAATAAGCAATACAATGAACTTAAACATCGTATGTATCATGAAATAAAAGGTCATAAATTAAAAAAGGAGAAAAAAAAGAAGAAGGAAAAAACCCTAAAAGATAAGCCTTCTTTATATGTTCTTGATTTTCATGGTGATATTAAAGCGTCTCAAGTTGAGCAATTACGCGAAGTCATTACTGCCATTCTTTCTATTGCCCAAAAAAATGATGAAGTGGTTTTACGTCTAGAAAGCCCTGGTGGCTCAGTTAATGGCTATGGGCTTGCCGCTTCTCAACTTCAACGTATTCGCGATAGACAAATACCTCTTACAGTATGTATTGATAAAGTTGCTGCAAGTGGCGGCTATTTGATGTCATGCGTTGCCAATCGGATTGTTGCTGCTCCTTTTGCTATCATCGGTTCAATTGGTGTGGTTGCCCAATTACCTAATTTTCATCGTTGGCTTAAGAAAAACAATATCGATGTTGAATTAATTACGGCTGGGGAATATAAGCGTACCTTAACAATGTTAGGTGAGAATACTGAAAAAGGACGAAAAAAATTTCAAGAAGAAATAGAAAAAATTCATCATGCCTTTCGCGACTATGTATTTGTTCATCGTCAACAACTTGATATTGATCAAGTATCAACAGGTGAGCATTGGCTAGCTACTGATGCATATAATTTAAAATTAGTTGATTATCTTAAGACCAGTGATGATTATATTATTGAAAAAATGAATGATTTTAATGTCTTTAAAATTAATAGACCTAGCAAGCCATCAATTACAGAAAAATTGTTTAAGCCTGCATTAAATGTTCTACAACCTTGGTCATAG
- the ccmA gene encoding cytochrome c biogenesis heme-transporting ATPase CcmA: MLDICSICFEYEEKPLLNEVQLSIESGMLLHLKGPNGVGKTTLLKIVAGLLQPLRGDIYWRGQSIYSNLASYQQSLCYVGHKLGLSSQLTVRENCLFDLQWQQNISELSNFLELLSLQDLIDKPCSQLSAGQLRRVALLRLLMNKLPLWLLDEPLIALDNSSIAILSACFSEHLDRGGLIIMTSHQDLPKKFKNCQEYQLC; the protein is encoded by the coding sequence ATGCTTGATATTTGTTCTATTTGCTTTGAATATGAAGAAAAGCCGCTGTTAAACGAGGTCCAATTAAGTATTGAATCTGGAATGCTATTGCATTTAAAGGGGCCTAACGGGGTGGGGAAAACAACCTTATTAAAAATAGTAGCTGGATTACTGCAACCCTTGCGTGGAGATATCTATTGGCGGGGGCAGTCAATCTATAGCAATTTAGCTAGTTATCAACAAAGCTTATGTTATGTGGGCCATAAACTAGGTTTAAGCAGCCAATTAACAGTTAGAGAAAATTGTCTTTTCGATTTACAATGGCAACAAAACATATCTGAATTATCAAACTTTCTTGAACTTCTTTCCTTACAGGATTTAATTGATAAACCGTGTTCGCAATTGTCAGCAGGGCAACTACGACGTGTAGCACTACTGCGTCTTTTGATGAATAAACTGCCTTTGTGGCTATTAGATGAACCATTAATTGCGCTAGATAATTCATCTATAGCAATTTTATCGGCTTGTTTTAGCGAACATCTTGATCGAGGTGGTTTAATTATTATGACGTCACATCAAGATTTACCTAAAAAATTTAAAAATTGTCAGGAATATCAATTATGTTAA